A DNA window from Stenotrophomonas sp. 57 contains the following coding sequences:
- a CDS encoding discoidin domain-containing protein, translated as MKRAIAVGLGLLWTSLAIAAPPALPAPKVLDDFDDIAAWTLVLSDQVSGSLRPVSGVGGGRALCLDYDFHDVSGYVGIRRALNIDYPVNYRFGFQLRGDSPGNDLQFKLIDASGDNVWWVNRPGYTFSKAWTPVEYRRRQIDKAWGPSPEKEMARSAAVEFTIYSKVGGRGTVCFDKLTLQGLPPQDDSALVPSVIADTATALQDRMIDGKSDTFWISGGVKQQTISLDLHKSREIGGAVIDWLPNLEARRYTVRTSEDGRDWRTVREVTSGAGGRDWLALPDTDARYVRFDLQDGPNWRYGIRDIALKPLAFAATPNAFLSSVAADLPRGSLPRAYVGEQPYWTLLGLDGGQEQALISEDGALEPAKGSFSIEPFIRLDGELLDWSKVAITQSLQDHYLPIANVDWVHEKAGLAVTGFVQGTPERAQLIGRYRLSNPDKVAHEYTLALAIRPWQVNPPTQFLNTVGGFSRIEALDVGEQLVRVNGEPRIYPLQVPDARFASTFDGKLDAMHLADGKYPATTAVKDSTGMASGALIYTFKLEPGQSREVAVVLPQTGGWAPKALDVTKAQAQVAEQWRQKLGVVSLQVPAAGQALVDTLRTAVAHMLISRVGPRLQPGTRSYARSWIRDGAMISEGLLRMGRSDAVRDYINWYAPYQFENGKVPCCVDARGSDPVPENDSHGELIYSIAEYGRYTGDSTFTELMWPHVQGAYTYMEQLRASERTEENRARNPAFYGMMPASISHEGYSAKPMHSYWDNFWALRGYKDAALLATQLGKVEAMQIAESRDQFRDDLQASLLSAMQQHTIDYLPGSAELGDFDATSTTIALAPGGEQGRLPQQALEATFERYWKEFVARRDGKREWKDYTPYEWRNVAAFVRLGWRDRAWQATEFFFRDRAPQAWNQWAEVVSHTPRKPFFVGDLPHAWVASDFVRSALDMFAYNRDMDDALVLAAGVPTAWLQGEGIAVQGLRTPQGQLNYRLQRSDKQLVLDVQPGLLPPVGGVVLPWPYAGDPGEATINGETAEWVNKELHVHQLPARVEIDVPSAVRRAERKGQ; from the coding sequence ATGAAGCGAGCGATCGCCGTTGGACTGGGCCTGTTGTGGACCTCCCTGGCGATTGCCGCACCTCCGGCGCTGCCGGCACCGAAGGTCCTGGACGATTTCGACGATATCGCCGCCTGGACGCTGGTGCTGTCCGACCAGGTCAGCGGCTCGCTGCGGCCGGTCAGCGGCGTCGGCGGTGGCCGCGCGCTGTGCCTGGACTATGACTTCCACGATGTCTCCGGCTACGTCGGCATCCGCCGCGCGCTGAACATCGACTATCCGGTCAATTACCGCTTCGGTTTCCAGCTGCGCGGTGATTCGCCGGGCAACGACCTGCAGTTCAAGCTGATCGACGCCAGCGGCGACAACGTCTGGTGGGTCAACCGCCCCGGCTACACATTCTCCAAGGCGTGGACGCCGGTCGAGTACCGGCGTCGACAGATCGACAAGGCGTGGGGACCGTCTCCCGAAAAGGAGATGGCGCGCAGCGCCGCGGTTGAGTTCACGATCTACAGCAAGGTCGGCGGCCGTGGCACGGTGTGCTTCGACAAGCTGACCCTGCAGGGCCTGCCGCCGCAGGATGATTCGGCGCTGGTGCCGTCGGTGATCGCCGATACCGCCACCGCCCTGCAGGACCGCATGATCGACGGCAAGAGCGATACGTTCTGGATCAGCGGCGGGGTCAAGCAGCAGACCATCAGCCTGGACCTGCACAAGAGCCGCGAGATCGGCGGTGCGGTGATCGACTGGCTGCCGAACCTGGAAGCGCGTCGCTACACCGTCCGCACCTCCGAGGATGGCCGCGATTGGCGGACCGTGCGCGAAGTGACCAGTGGTGCCGGTGGTCGTGACTGGCTGGCGCTGCCGGACACCGATGCGCGCTACGTGCGCTTCGATCTGCAGGATGGCCCGAACTGGCGGTACGGCATCCGTGACATCGCACTGAAGCCCCTGGCCTTCGCCGCCACGCCCAATGCCTTCCTGTCCTCGGTCGCCGCCGACCTGCCGCGCGGCTCGCTGCCGCGCGCGTATGTGGGCGAACAGCCGTACTGGACCCTGCTCGGCCTCGATGGCGGCCAGGAACAGGCGCTGATCAGCGAGGACGGTGCGCTGGAGCCGGCCAAGGGCAGCTTCAGCATTGAGCCGTTCATCCGCCTCGATGGCGAGCTGCTGGACTGGTCCAAGGTGGCCATCACCCAGTCGCTGCAGGATCATTACCTGCCGATCGCGAATGTCGACTGGGTGCACGAGAAGGCCGGTCTGGCGGTGACAGGTTTCGTGCAGGGCACGCCGGAGCGTGCGCAGCTGATTGGCCGCTACCGGCTGAGCAATCCGGACAAGGTGGCGCACGAATACACCCTGGCACTGGCAATCCGCCCGTGGCAGGTCAATCCGCCTACGCAGTTCCTCAATACCGTGGGTGGCTTCAGCCGCATCGAAGCGCTGGATGTCGGCGAGCAGCTGGTTCGGGTCAACGGTGAGCCGCGAATCTACCCGCTGCAGGTGCCGGATGCGCGCTTTGCCAGCACGTTCGACGGCAAGCTCGATGCAATGCACCTGGCGGACGGCAAGTACCCGGCCACCACGGCGGTGAAGGACAGCACCGGCATGGCCTCGGGCGCGTTGATCTATACGTTCAAGCTCGAGCCCGGCCAGAGCCGCGAAGTGGCAGTGGTGCTGCCGCAGACCGGTGGCTGGGCGCCGAAGGCGCTGGACGTGACCAAGGCGCAGGCGCAGGTGGCCGAGCAGTGGCGGCAGAAGCTGGGCGTGGTCTCGCTGCAGGTGCCCGCCGCGGGCCAGGCGCTGGTCGATACCCTGCGTACGGCCGTAGCACACATGCTGATCTCGCGGGTTGGCCCGCGCCTGCAGCCGGGCACGCGTTCGTATGCCCGCAGCTGGATCCGCGATGGCGCGATGATCTCCGAAGGACTGCTGCGCATGGGCCGCAGCGACGCGGTGCGCGATTACATCAACTGGTATGCGCCGTACCAGTTCGAGAACGGCAAGGTGCCGTGCTGCGTCGATGCGCGCGGCAGTGATCCGGTGCCGGAGAACGACAGCCATGGCGAGCTGATCTACAGCATCGCCGAGTATGGGCGTTACACCGGCGACAGTACCTTCACCGAGCTGATGTGGCCGCACGTGCAGGGCGCTTACACCTACATGGAGCAGCTGCGCGCCAGCGAGCGCACCGAAGAGAACCGCGCGCGCAACCCGGCGTTCTACGGGATGATGCCGGCCTCGATCAGCCACGAAGGCTATTCGGCCAAGCCGATGCATTCGTACTGGGACAACTTCTGGGCGTTGCGCGGCTACAAGGACGCGGCGCTGCTGGCGACCCAGCTGGGCAAGGTCGAGGCGATGCAGATTGCCGAATCGCGTGACCAGTTCCGTGATGACCTGCAGGCCTCGTTGCTGTCGGCGATGCAGCAGCACACCATCGACTACCTGCCTGGCTCGGCAGAGCTGGGCGATTTCGATGCGACCTCGACCACCATCGCGCTGGCGCCGGGCGGCGAGCAGGGCCGGCTGCCGCAGCAGGCGCTGGAGGCGACCTTCGAGCGCTACTGGAAGGAATTCGTGGCCCGGCGCGACGGCAAGCGCGAATGGAAGGACTACACGCCCTACGAGTGGCGCAACGTGGCCGCGTTCGTGCGCCTGGGCTGGCGTGACCGCGCCTGGCAGGCCACCGAATTCTTCTTCAGGGACCGTGCGCCGCAGGCCTGGAACCAGTGGGCCGAAGTGGTCTCGCACACACCACGCAAGCCGTTCTTCGTCGGTGACCTGCCACATGCGTGGGTGGCCTCGGATTTCGTGCGTTCGGCGCTGGACATGTTCGCTTACAACCGCGATATGGACGATGCGCTGGTGCTGGCTGCTGGCGTGCCGACCGCGTGGCTGCAGGGCGAGGGCATCGCCGTTCAGGGCCTGCGTACTCCGCAGGGCCAGCTCAACTACCGCCTGCAGCGCAGCGACAAGCAACTGGTGCTGGACGTGCAGCCGGGCCTGCTGCCACCGGTCGGTGGCGTGGTGTTGCCGTGGCCGTACGCCGGTGATCCGGGCGAAGCGACCATCAATGGCGAAACGGCCGAATGGGTCAACAAGGAGCTGCACGTGCATCAGTTGCCGGCGCGGGTCGAGATCGATGTACCGAGCGCGGTGCGCCGCGCCGAGCGCAAGGGGCAGTAA